From Gemmatimonas sp., a single genomic window includes:
- a CDS encoding NADP-dependent oxidoreductase, whose protein sequence is MNAAIITAYEAPITIGRVDTPALTGDSVLIAVHAASINPIDDILRLGKMKDVMPLTFPHVMGYDVSGVVVAVGADVTQCALGDAVFARPSQNDAGAIAEFARVKGSELAMKPATLSHAQAASVPLAGLTAWQALITRGKLKAGDKVLIHAGSGGVGSFAIQIAKHIGAHIATTCSGHNIDLVKRLGADVVIDHTTDAFDQQLSDYDLVFDMLGGETMARSFTVLKPGGTMISIKGQDTENLAKKFGVHFEWFLMEPDGAMLGELGALIDTGAVQPVIGKTFTMEQSAAAYEELANGHSVGKIVVTISDSAANPETSRP, encoded by the coding sequence ATGAACGCCGCGATCATCACGGCGTACGAGGCACCAATCACGATCGGGCGCGTCGACACACCAGCGCTTACGGGCGATTCGGTTCTGATCGCCGTCCACGCCGCGAGTATCAATCCGATCGACGACATACTCCGGCTCGGGAAAATGAAGGACGTGATGCCGCTCACCTTCCCGCATGTCATGGGGTACGACGTCTCCGGCGTGGTCGTGGCCGTCGGCGCGGACGTGACCCAGTGCGCGCTCGGCGATGCCGTGTTCGCGCGACCCAGTCAGAACGACGCCGGCGCCATCGCCGAGTTCGCCCGAGTGAAGGGCAGCGAACTGGCCATGAAGCCCGCGACGCTGAGTCACGCCCAGGCCGCATCGGTGCCGCTGGCCGGCCTTACCGCATGGCAAGCCTTGATCACGCGAGGCAAGCTCAAAGCCGGCGACAAGGTATTGATCCATGCCGGGTCAGGCGGGGTCGGCTCGTTCGCGATTCAGATCGCCAAGCATATCGGCGCGCATATCGCCACCACGTGCAGTGGCCACAACATCGACCTGGTGAAGCGGCTCGGCGCCGATGTGGTGATCGATCACACGACCGACGCGTTCGACCAGCAGCTATCCGACTACGACCTCGTGTTCGACATGCTCGGCGGTGAGACCATGGCGCGCTCGTTCACGGTGTTGAAACCGGGTGGGACAATGATTTCCATTAAAGGCCAGGACACCGAGAACCTAGCGAAGAAATTTGGCGTGCACTTCGAATGGTTCTTGATGGAGCCGGATGGTGCGATGCTGGGCGAACTGGGCGCCTTGATCGATACGGGCGCGGTGCAACCGGTCATCGGCAAGACGTTCACCATGGAGCAGTCCGCGGCCGCCTACGAGGAGCTGGCGAACGGCCACAGTGTCGGGAAAATCGTGGTCACGATCAGCGACTCCGCTGCCAATCCGGAGACATCGAGACCATAA
- a CDS encoding NAD-dependent succinate-semialdehyde dehydrogenase: protein MTRITTINPATEHTIATYELMRSDAAFQKVEACHTAFMEWRTTTHHARASCLRDIASALRKNANALAALMTAETGKLLRDGMLEVELCAQLFEYAAEHGPVLLADEARTHSGGTKAGVVAYCPIGVVYSVQPWNFPVYQPVRVLADNLMAGNGVILKHASICTGSGLMLRDICLEAGLPNGLFEVVVVDHDTSDAIIAHPRVRGVTMTGSDAAGRHIGQAAAKHLKKTVLELGSNDAYLVLEDADVALAVKTCVIGRLFNNGETCVSAKRFIITAAVYDAFVGAFVEQMQAIVMGEPTDERTQLGPMSSKEQFDTLSEQVIKSIDGGATLLCGGVPDKAVGYYFPATVLANCQPGTPAYDDELFGPVAAIIKASDDVDAMRIANDSRYGLGGGIFTRNEEQAFRLARDHFDTGMVRINSFGTADPNMPFGGTKDSGFGREHGGFGMKEFVNVKAIYMPSSARSAS from the coding sequence GTGACACGCATTACCACGATCAACCCCGCCACCGAACACACCATCGCGACCTACGAACTGATGCGTTCGGACGCGGCCTTCCAGAAGGTAGAGGCCTGCCACACGGCGTTCATGGAGTGGCGAACGACCACGCACCACGCACGCGCATCGTGTCTTCGCGACATCGCCAGCGCCTTGCGCAAGAACGCCAACGCCCTCGCCGCGCTCATGACGGCGGAGACCGGGAAATTGCTGCGCGACGGTATGCTTGAAGTCGAGCTGTGCGCGCAACTCTTCGAGTACGCGGCCGAACACGGTCCCGTCCTGCTGGCCGATGAAGCGCGGACTCACAGCGGCGGTACGAAGGCGGGGGTCGTCGCCTATTGCCCGATCGGTGTGGTGTACAGCGTGCAGCCGTGGAATTTCCCAGTGTATCAACCGGTTCGCGTGCTGGCTGACAATTTGATGGCGGGCAACGGCGTGATTCTCAAGCACGCCAGCATCTGCACCGGCAGCGGGCTCATGTTGCGCGATATCTGTCTCGAGGCGGGCTTGCCGAATGGCCTGTTCGAGGTGGTGGTCGTGGACCACGACACGTCGGATGCGATCATCGCGCACCCACGCGTGCGCGGCGTCACGATGACCGGCAGCGATGCGGCAGGACGGCACATCGGCCAGGCTGCGGCAAAGCACCTGAAGAAAACGGTGCTCGAGCTGGGATCGAATGATGCCTACCTCGTGCTCGAAGACGCCGACGTGGCACTGGCCGTGAAGACGTGCGTGATCGGTCGTCTTTTCAACAACGGCGAGACCTGTGTCTCGGCCAAGCGATTCATCATCACCGCCGCCGTGTACGATGCCTTCGTCGGCGCCTTCGTCGAGCAGATGCAGGCCATCGTGATGGGCGAGCCGACCGACGAGCGCACGCAACTCGGTCCGATGTCGAGCAAGGAACAGTTCGACACCTTGTCCGAACAAGTCATCAAGAGTATCGATGGCGGCGCGACCCTGCTCTGCGGCGGCGTCCCCGACAAAGCTGTCGGGTATTACTTCCCCGCCACGGTGCTGGCCAACTGCCAGCCAGGGACGCCCGCGTACGACGACGAACTGTTCGGACCGGTCGCCGCGATCATCAAGGCCAGTGACGACGTCGATGCCATGCGCATCGCCAACGACAGTCGCTACGGTCTTGGCGGTGGGATCTTCACCCGCAACGAGGAGCAGGCGTTCCGGCTTGCCCGCGACCACTTCGACACGGGCATGGTGCGCATCAACTCGTTCGGCACAGCCGATCCCAACATGCCGTTCGGCGGCACGAAGGATTCGGGATTCGGTCGCGAGCACGGTGGCTTTGGCATGAAGGAATTCGTGAACGTGAAGGCGATTTACATGCCGTCCAGCGCACGGAGCGCATCATGA
- a CDS encoding DUF427 domain-containing protein, giving the protein MNDRLRRAAALWTWTGNTRPPFAHTPADGQESVWDYPRPPRVVADSREIVVRVGGIEILRTRKALRLLETASPPSFYLPFTDALRAAFVPAPGASYCEWKGAARYWTLVAGDVRLERAAWSYDAPLEPYETLRDHVALYPTHAECLIDGERVRPQNGGFYGGWVTDDIVGPWKGGAGTGGW; this is encoded by the coding sequence ATGAACGACCGCCTTCGCCGCGCCGCGGCCCTCTGGACGTGGACCGGCAACACCCGTCCGCCATTCGCGCACACACCAGCCGATGGACAGGAGTCGGTGTGGGACTACCCCCGTCCGCCGCGCGTGGTCGCCGATTCACGCGAAATTGTCGTGCGCGTTGGCGGCATCGAAATCCTGCGCACGCGGAAGGCGTTGCGGCTGTTGGAGACCGCCAGCCCACCATCGTTCTATCTGCCGTTTACCGACGCCCTGCGCGCCGCGTTCGTTCCGGCACCCGGCGCCTCGTATTGCGAGTGGAAGGGCGCGGCTCGATACTGGACCCTGGTGGCCGGCGATGTACGATTGGAGCGCGCCGCGTGGTCGTATGACGCGCCACTCGAGCCGTATGAAACGCTCCGCGATCACGTGGCGCTGTACCCCACGCACGCGGAGTGTCTGATCGACGGGGAACGCGTGCGCCCGCAAAACGGCGGATTCTACGGCGGATGGGTCACGGATGACATCGTTGGTCCGTGGAAGGGTGGAGCGGGCACGGGTGGCTGGTAG
- a CDS encoding NAD(P)/FAD-dependent oxidoreductase has protein sequence MEHLDVLIIGAGLSGISAAWHLQTSCAERSYAIVEGRERMGGTWDLFRYPGIRSDSDMYTLGYRFRPWRNAKAIADGPSIKAYIEETAREFGIDRAIRYQHRLVRAEWSTADARWTVDLEVGADRTPLRLSCGFLYSCAGYYDYAQGYMPEWPDMSTFTGALVHPQHWPEDLDYRGKRVVVIGSGATAVTLVPAMASGDQAAAHVTMLQRSPTYIATLPSVDVVANTLRRWLPSKLAYAISRWKNVARSMFYYSIARSRPETFKTALRTEALPQLGADFPFDEHFSPRYQPWDERLCMVPDGDLFVALREQRASIVTDQIARFDATGIVLHSGAHLDADIIVAATGLRMSLLSGVTLVVDGDAVEFGKAMIYKGMMLSDVPNMAAAVGYTNASWTLKCDLIAQHVCRILNHMRDHRYAQVTPRRDPALVESPVFDFTSGYVQRAQSRLPKQGDRAPWRLYQNYVKDLFSLRHGRVDDPALEFRVAPEPSRSGADVELAALA, from the coding sequence GTGGAGCACCTCGACGTTCTGATCATCGGCGCCGGTCTTTCGGGCATCAGCGCCGCATGGCACCTGCAGACGTCGTGTGCCGAGCGGTCGTACGCGATCGTGGAAGGTCGCGAGAGGATGGGTGGCACCTGGGACCTATTCCGCTATCCCGGTATTCGCTCCGACTCCGACATGTACACGCTCGGCTATCGCTTCCGTCCGTGGCGGAACGCGAAAGCGATCGCCGACGGGCCGTCGATCAAGGCCTACATCGAAGAGACGGCGCGCGAGTTCGGCATCGATCGCGCCATCCGCTATCAGCACCGGCTCGTGCGCGCCGAGTGGTCGACGGCTGATGCGCGCTGGACGGTGGACCTCGAGGTCGGCGCCGATCGCACGCCGTTGCGTCTGAGCTGCGGATTTCTCTACAGCTGTGCGGGCTACTACGACTACGCGCAGGGATACATGCCCGAGTGGCCCGACATGTCGACCTTCACCGGGGCGTTGGTGCATCCGCAACACTGGCCCGAGGATCTCGACTACCGCGGCAAGCGTGTGGTCGTCATTGGCAGCGGGGCGACGGCGGTGACACTTGTGCCGGCCATGGCGAGCGGTGATCAGGCGGCGGCCCACGTCACCATGCTGCAGCGTTCCCCGACCTATATCGCCACGTTGCCCTCGGTGGACGTGGTCGCCAACACGTTGCGTCGATGGTTGCCATCAAAGTTGGCGTACGCGATCTCGCGCTGGAAAAATGTGGCCCGCAGCATGTTCTACTACTCCATCGCCCGCTCGCGTCCGGAGACCTTCAAGACGGCGCTCCGCACCGAGGCCCTACCGCAACTCGGTGCAGACTTCCCATTCGATGAGCACTTCAGTCCGCGCTATCAGCCGTGGGACGAGCGCCTGTGCATGGTGCCCGATGGCGACTTGTTCGTGGCCCTGCGTGAGCAGCGGGCGTCGATCGTGACCGACCAGATCGCGCGCTTCGATGCCACGGGAATCGTGTTGCATTCGGGCGCGCATCTCGACGCGGACATTATCGTGGCAGCCACGGGGCTCCGCATGTCGCTGCTCTCCGGGGTCACGCTCGTCGTCGACGGCGACGCAGTCGAATTCGGGAAGGCCATGATTTACAAGGGAATGATGCTGAGCGACGTCCCGAACATGGCGGCCGCGGTGGGCTACACGAACGCGTCGTGGACGCTGAAGTGCGACTTGATCGCGCAGCATGTATGCCGAATCCTTAATCACATGCGCGATCACCGCTATGCACAGGTCACGCCGCGTCGCGATCCGGCGCTAGTTGAATCGCCGGTGTTCGACTTCACCTCTGGCTATGTGCAGCGCGCGCAATCGCGACTCCCCAAGCAGGGTGATCGCGCACCGTGGCGCCTGTACCAGAACTACGTGAAGGACCTGTTCTCACTCCGGCACGGGCGCGTGGACGACCCGGCGCTGGAGTTCCGTGTGGCTCCCGAGCCTTCGCGCTCCGGCGCGGACGTGGAGCTCGCCGCGCTCGCGTGA
- a CDS encoding SDR family NAD(P)-dependent oxidoreductase, whose amino-acid sequence MVAAFPALVVAAHGNTDLLVNNAGVALGGTFDMVSEEDFDWLFNINFHGVVSMTRAFLPLLRASTDARLVNISSIFGIVAPAEQVAYAASKFAVRGFSEALRHELEGSTVGVTVVHPGGVCTNISGRARAPKGVDDIDVARRRAAFAKFLRMPPGKAGEIIVRGIEQRKKRVLVGSDAVGLSLLARLAPVSYWSVMAKGLPT is encoded by the coding sequence ATGGTCGCGGCCTTTCCGGCACTGGTCGTGGCGGCGCACGGCAACACGGATCTCCTCGTGAACAACGCGGGCGTAGCGCTGGGTGGCACCTTCGACATGGTTAGCGAGGAGGACTTCGACTGGCTCTTCAACATCAACTTCCATGGTGTCGTGAGCATGACTCGCGCCTTCCTGCCGCTGCTGCGCGCGAGCACCGATGCACGACTGGTGAATATCTCCAGCATCTTCGGGATCGTGGCACCAGCGGAGCAGGTGGCATACGCGGCCAGCAAGTTCGCGGTACGCGGCTTTTCCGAAGCGTTGCGTCATGAGCTCGAGGGCAGCACGGTCGGCGTGACGGTGGTGCACCCGGGCGGCGTGTGCACGAACATTTCTGGCAGGGCGCGCGCGCCGAAGGGCGTGGATGACATCGACGTGGCGCGTCGTCGGGCCGCCTTCGCCAAGTTTCTCCGCATGCCGCCCGGCAAGGCGGGCGAGATCATCGTTCGGGGCATCGAACAGCGTAAGAAGCGGGTCCTGGTGGGTAGTGATGCCGTGGGACTGTCGCTGCTGGCGCGACTGGCACCCGTCTCATACTGGTCGGTGATGGCGAAGGGGCTGCCCACGTGA
- a CDS encoding saccharopine dehydrogenase NADP-binding domain-containing protein gives MANTFLLYGATGYVGEAMARACVRRGMAPILAGRNAPALSALSRELGLRHRVCALDDARAVDAMLTDVSAVLHCAGPFLFTSQPMVDACLRTGVHYLDITGEFPVFEATAAREMEARQRGVMLMPAVGFDVVPTDCLAVYLKQRLPSATHLMMAFQSVGPSGLPPGTQRTVIELLRFGNRVRVDGRFVPATSAMKTRLVDFGAGPVEVSQLTWGDVFTAYYSTGIPNIEEYTVLPSAARQSLAVMQMLRPVLALRWVRALLRRGVKPGPSPSRRAQTVTHVWGEVTDGAGGQVAARLHGPEAGVDWTVACALAVVERVMQGEVQPGYQTPAAVYGADLVMACAGVTREDL, from the coding sequence ATGGCCAATACCTTTCTGCTGTATGGGGCAACCGGATACGTGGGCGAGGCGATGGCTCGCGCGTGCGTACGTCGCGGAATGGCGCCGATACTAGCCGGTCGCAATGCACCGGCGCTGTCCGCGCTGAGCCGCGAGTTGGGGCTCAGGCATCGCGTCTGCGCCCTCGACGATGCGCGCGCCGTGGATGCCATGCTGACGGATGTGTCGGCGGTGCTGCACTGCGCCGGGCCGTTTTTGTTTACCTCGCAACCGATGGTGGACGCGTGTCTGCGCACCGGTGTGCATTACCTCGATATCACGGGGGAGTTTCCCGTCTTCGAGGCCACGGCGGCACGTGAGATGGAGGCACGGCAGCGCGGGGTCATGTTGATGCCGGCGGTTGGGTTTGACGTGGTGCCGACCGATTGCCTAGCGGTGTATCTCAAGCAGCGTTTGCCGTCGGCGACGCATTTGATGATGGCGTTTCAGAGTGTCGGGCCGAGCGGATTGCCGCCAGGGACGCAGCGCACGGTGATCGAGTTGCTGCGTTTCGGGAATCGCGTTCGGGTCGATGGACGGTTCGTACCCGCCACCTCGGCGATGAAGACGCGGTTGGTTGACTTCGGTGCCGGTCCGGTGGAGGTATCGCAGTTGACGTGGGGTGACGTGTTCACGGCGTACTACAGTACGGGCATTCCGAACATCGAGGAATACACCGTGTTGCCGAGTGCCGCACGGCAGTCGCTGGCCGTGATGCAGATGCTGCGCCCCGTGCTGGCACTGCGTTGGGTACGTGCGCTGCTGCGTCGCGGTGTGAAGCCCGGCCCCTCGCCGTCGCGCCGCGCGCAGACCGTCACGCACGTGTGGGGCGAGGTCACCGATGGTGCAGGAGGCCAAGTAGCGGCGCGACTGCACGGGCCGGAGGCAGGCGTGGATTGGACGGTGGCCTGCGCGCTGGCGGTGGTGGAGCGGGTGATGCAGGGTGAGGTCCAGCCCGGATATCAGACGCCGGCAGCTGTGTACGGCGCGGATCTGGTGATGGCGTGCGCCGGCGTGACGCGCGAGGACCTGTGA
- a CDS encoding Rieske 2Fe-2S domain-containing protein: MWHDLGPIEQFTTRPLTAATIGTTKLVITHVDGEFGALSGICNHAGGPLAEGRLDGEYIVCPWHNWKYHCRTGRGEPGFEADALPRYEVKTENGRLLLSDAPPSKRTHGPHPKHSLARPVVRAPGPVRVVGISTTNMDIANPRYSTSDALLGEAMAEAASLGAETRTIRLAELSFRPCEGYYSKSAHACTWPCSITQMDPDDQMEQVYEAMVHWADVVIVATPIRWGTAGSLYFRMVERLNCVQNQVTIANRVLLKNKVASFIITGGQDNVQAVAGQLLGFFAEIGFHFPQFPYIAHSRGWTAEDMEHNVVEVRESTELHEAARSLAARAIDEAQLQLDHESTRHATKMPRGGRKAHHLVTNDLGDVEATTPVIE, encoded by the coding sequence ATGTGGCATGACCTCGGACCGATCGAGCAGTTCACGACGCGCCCACTGACGGCCGCGACCATCGGCACGACGAAGCTGGTGATCACGCACGTGGATGGCGAGTTCGGCGCCCTCTCGGGCATTTGTAACCACGCCGGTGGCCCTCTCGCCGAGGGCCGACTCGACGGCGAGTACATCGTCTGTCCGTGGCACAACTGGAAGTACCATTGCCGCACCGGCCGCGGTGAGCCGGGCTTCGAGGCCGACGCGTTGCCGCGCTACGAGGTGAAGACGGAGAACGGTCGGCTGCTGTTGAGCGACGCACCGCCATCGAAGCGCACGCACGGTCCGCATCCCAAACACTCGCTCGCGCGTCCGGTCGTGCGCGCGCCGGGCCCCGTGCGCGTGGTCGGCATTTCCACCACGAACATGGACATCGCGAACCCGCGCTACTCGACTAGTGACGCGCTGCTTGGTGAAGCCATGGCGGAGGCCGCATCGCTCGGCGCGGAGACGCGCACCATCCGCTTGGCCGAGCTCTCGTTCCGGCCGTGCGAGGGCTACTACTCCAAGAGTGCCCATGCCTGTACCTGGCCTTGTTCCATCACGCAGATGGATCCCGACGACCAGATGGAGCAGGTGTACGAAGCAATGGTGCACTGGGCCGACGTGGTGATCGTCGCCACACCCATCCGCTGGGGAACCGCCGGCTCACTGTACTTTCGCATGGTCGAACGCTTGAACTGTGTGCAGAATCAGGTGACCATCGCGAATCGCGTGCTCCTGAAGAACAAGGTCGCGTCGTTCATCATCACCGGCGGCCAAGACAACGTGCAAGCTGTGGCGGGGCAGTTGCTCGGGTTCTTTGCCGAGATCGGCTTCCACTTCCCGCAGTTTCCGTACATCGCCCACTCGCGCGGCTGGACCGCCGAGGACATGGAGCACAACGTGGTCGAGGTGCGGGAGAGCACCGAGCTGCACGAGGCGGCGCGCAGTCTTGCCGCTCGTGCCATCGACGAAGCCCAACTCCAGCTCGATCACGAATCAACGCGCCATGCCACGAAAATGCCGCGCGGTGGCCGCAAGGCGCACCATCTCGTGACGAACGACCTCGGCGACGTCGAGGCGACGACGCCTGTTATCGAGTGA
- a CDS encoding glycine betaine ABC transporter substrate-binding protein — protein MTPLHRHWAGVCSVLMMLLAVMNPMVNPAGAQRAVVIASKPFGESYVLAEMFAQLLERRGIAVDRRLGLGATEVAFGALQRDAIDVYPEYTGTGLLAILRDSLTDAMRRDPRLTFAHVSAAFDARYGVRWLPPLGFQNGYAIAVRRETAERFGLRSLSDLKAHPGEFTGGFTADFLGRPDGAPGLASAYGLRWRAVRPLAPAVKYTALASGAVDIIDGYSTDGLLSKYDLVTLDDDLHFFPPYEAAALVGPGLARDRPDAVAELARLSGRLTEQLMRDANRRVEVEQTEVRVVAGELLTAIGLGTQQPTTSASVARASFAAYLWSQRSTIAALTARHLALVAMALAAAILVAVPLGLALERAPRAAERVLGALGVIQTVPSIALLAFMIPVLGIGTVPALVALWLYALFPIARSTYTGVRTADADAVAACEAMGASPVQRLWWVRMPLAMPTIFIGIRTSAVITVGAATLAAFIGAGGLGDPIVAGLALADTRMVLSGALPAAVLALVVDRVLALLEYAATPRYLRRAMR, from the coding sequence ATGACACCCTTGCACCGCCACTGGGCCGGAGTCTGCTCAGTGTTGATGATGTTGCTGGCGGTGATGAATCCGATGGTGAATCCAGCGGGAGCGCAGCGCGCGGTGGTTATCGCGTCCAAGCCGTTCGGCGAGTCGTATGTGCTTGCCGAGATGTTCGCGCAGCTGCTCGAGCGCCGCGGTATCGCCGTGGACCGGCGGTTGGGGCTCGGCGCCACCGAGGTCGCGTTCGGCGCGCTGCAGCGCGACGCGATCGATGTGTATCCGGAATACACGGGGACCGGACTCCTCGCCATCCTGCGCGATTCGCTCACCGACGCGATGCGCCGCGATCCACGGCTCACATTCGCGCACGTCTCAGCTGCCTTCGACGCGCGATATGGCGTGCGCTGGCTGCCGCCGCTCGGCTTCCAGAACGGGTATGCCATTGCCGTGCGGCGCGAGACGGCAGAGCGGTTTGGCTTACGCAGCTTGAGCGACCTGAAAGCACACCCGGGCGAGTTCACCGGTGGATTCACCGCCGACTTCCTCGGACGCCCGGACGGCGCGCCCGGGCTCGCCAGCGCCTACGGCCTGCGCTGGCGTGCGGTGCGGCCACTTGCCCCGGCCGTGAAATACACCGCCCTCGCCAGCGGCGCGGTCGACATCATCGACGGCTACTCGACCGACGGACTGCTCAGCAAATACGACCTCGTCACACTCGACGACGATCTCCACTTCTTTCCTCCGTATGAAGCGGCTGCGCTGGTCGGGCCGGGACTCGCGCGCGATCGCCCCGACGCGGTCGCCGAACTGGCACGCCTGAGCGGTCGTCTCACGGAACAGCTGATGCGCGACGCGAACCGCCGCGTAGAGGTGGAGCAGACCGAAGTGCGCGTCGTCGCCGGCGAGTTGCTGACCGCGATCGGGCTCGGTACGCAGCAACCGACCACAAGCGCATCGGTCGCCCGTGCCTCTTTCGCCGCGTACCTCTGGAGCCAGCGAAGCACGATCGCGGCGCTCACCGCCCGTCATCTCGCCCTGGTGGCGATGGCGCTCGCGGCCGCGATCCTCGTTGCCGTGCCGCTTGGCCTCGCGCTCGAACGCGCCCCGCGCGCCGCTGAGCGCGTGCTTGGCGCGCTTGGCGTGATTCAGACCGTGCCGAGTATCGCGCTCCTCGCGTTCATGATCCCGGTGCTTGGCATCGGCACCGTGCCAGCGCTCGTTGCGCTCTGGCTGTACGCGCTCTTTCCGATTGCGCGCAGTACGTACACGGGCGTGCGCACCGCCGACGCCGATGCGGTCGCGGCCTGTGAGGCCATGGGCGCCAGCCCCGTGCAACGGCTGTGGTGGGTGCGCATGCCGCTGGCCATGCCCACGATCTTCATCGGCATTCGCACGTCGGCCGTGATCACCGTGGGCGCCGCGACGCTCGCGGCGTTCATCGGCGCCGGCGGCCTCGGCGACCCGATTGTCGCCGGCCTCGCGCTCGCCGACACGCGCATGGTGCTCTCCGGTGCGTTACCGGCGGCCGTGCTCGCACTGGTCGTGGATCGCGTGCTCGCGCTGCTCGAATACGCAGCGACCCCCCGCTACCTGCGCCGCGCCATGCGCTGA
- a CDS encoding ATP-binding cassette domain-containing protein yields the protein MSLTLEARHLGHRFGSVVALDDVSFVVPAGTVAAIVGESGSGKTTALRCFNRLVTPDNGEVRIGDTGVKSEAIDALRRRIGFVPQTGGLLPHWSVRRNVMLVPRLTGMEDGNAAACEALRLVGLPDETFGDRLPRDLSGGQRQRAALARALAARQEVVLLDEPFGALDAISRAEIHGVFETVRAARGFTALFVTHDLAEAARLADLVIVMRAGRVEQAASFAALRDAPATPYVAALVARARDGARAMETA from the coding sequence ATGTCGCTCACCCTCGAAGCCCGCCACCTTGGTCACCGATTCGGATCGGTGGTGGCGCTCGACGACGTCAGCTTCGTGGTACCGGCGGGAACGGTCGCCGCAATCGTGGGCGAGAGTGGGTCCGGGAAGACGACGGCACTGCGGTGCTTCAACCGACTCGTGACACCCGACAATGGTGAGGTGCGCATCGGCGACACCGGGGTGAAATCGGAAGCCATTGATGCGCTGCGCCGTCGCATCGGATTCGTTCCGCAGACGGGTGGACTTCTGCCGCATTGGAGTGTGCGTCGCAATGTCATGCTCGTACCGCGCCTCACGGGAATGGAAGATGGGAACGCCGCCGCGTGCGAAGCGCTCCGCCTGGTGGGACTTCCCGATGAGACGTTCGGCGATCGCTTGCCGCGCGACCTCTCGGGCGGCCAGCGTCAGCGCGCCGCACTCGCCCGCGCCCTCGCCGCGCGGCAGGAAGTGGTGCTGCTCGACGAACCGTTCGGCGCGCTCGACGCGATCTCGCGCGCCGAGATCCATGGCGTGTTCGAGACCGTGCGTGCGGCGCGCGGCTTCACGGCGCTGTTCGTGACCCACGATCTCGCTGAGGCGGCCCGACTGGCCGACCTCGTCATCGTGATGCGCGCCGGTCGGGTAGAACAGGCCGCATCGTTCGCCGCGCTCCGCGACGCGCCCGCGACGCCATACGTGGCCGCGCTAGTCGCCCGGGCACGCGACGGCGCGCGCGCGATGGAGACGGCGTGA